The segment ACCTCGCCGAGGCGCGGGCGTACCACGGGGCGGCGCGGGAGCGGGCGGTCGAGGTCGGGTTCCGCGCGGGTGAGATCAACGCGGTCCTCGGGCTCGGCCTGGGGGCCCGGCGCGAGGGCCTGGTCGAGGAGGCCGAGGGGCACATGCGGGAGGTCCTCGACTGGCACCGGGCGGTCGGTCTCGACTCCGCCAACGCGCTGATCCTGGCCGAGCTGGGCTTCTCGGCGCTGGCGCGCGGCGATGCGGCGGGGGCGCTGAAACTCCAGGAGGAGGGCTACGGCACCGCCCTGACCTCCGGCGACCCCCGCGCGGTGGCGCTCGCCCTGGAGGGCCTGGCCTCGGCGCACGCGGGCGCGGGCCGGGTCCGGGGGGCCGCACTCCTCCTGGGTACGGCGTCGGCCCTGCGCGCCTCGACGGGCGCACCCCTGCCCCCGGCGGAACGGCTGGACGTCGACCGGGTGGAGGAGACGGCCCGCACGACCCTTGGCCCGGCCGCCTTCACGGCGGCCTTCACCCGGGGGGCGACCCTGCCCCACGAGTCGGCGGTGACGGAAGCGGGCCGGTAGGCACTGGGGAACGGACCGGGCGGCGGACACGGACGGGTCCGCCGCCCGACTCATGCCCACCGCCCGGCCCCGACCTCGCCGTTTGCCAAAACGTAAGGATCGATATCCGGGAACGCTCCTATACTCGCCCCATGTCCGAGTTCACCATCCGGCGTGCCACCGCCGACGATTCCAAGCGGCTCACCCGGCTCGTCCGCACCTCCCGCGCCTATCGGGGGGACTACGCCGGCATGGTCGCGGGGTACCAGGTCGGCGGCGCGTACATCGAGCACCATCCCGTGTTCGTCGCCGTCGACGCGAGCGACCGTGTGCTCGGGTTCTACGCGCTGCTCGTCGAAGACGCCGAACTCGACCTCGCCTTCGTCGCCGACAGCGCACAGGGGTTGGGCATCGGGCGGCTGCTCATGGAGCACATGGCCGGGCAGGCCAGGGCCGCCGGGCTCA is part of the Streptomyces sp. NBC_00250 genome and harbors:
- a CDS encoding GNAT family N-acetyltransferase; translation: MSEFTIRRATADDSKRLTRLVRTSRAYRGDYAGMVAGYQVGGAYIEHHPVFVAVDASDRVLGFYALLVEDAELDLAFVADSAQGLGIGRLLMEHMAGQARAAGLTAVRVVAHPPAEEFYLRTGAVRTGTVPPSGHIHWDRPELRYDLA